The sequence GACCTGGGCCAGCTTTCGCGCTGGCGCGAGACCGCCCACAAGCATGGCATCGAGGTCCAGGTCCTGTTCTTCGAGGCGGAGGAGGAGGCGCTGCTCAAACGCTACGCCGACACCCGCAGGCGGCATCCGCTCAGCCACCTGGGGCTGTCGCTGCCCGAGGCGATCGAACGCGAACGCGAACTCACCGCGCCACTGCGCAGCCAGGCCGACCACGTCATCGACACCACCGGCCTGAACGTGCACCAGTTGCGCCGTCGGATCGTCACCGAGTTCGCGCTCAGCCACGGCAATACCCTGTCGCTGCTGTTCGAATCGTTCGCTTACAAGCATGGCGTGCCGGCCGAGGCCGACTTCGTGTTCGATGCACGGGTGCTGCCCAATCCGCACTGGGATCCGGCGCTGCGCCCTCTGTCCGGTCGCGACATACCGGTGCGCGACTACCTCGATGCGCAGACCGAAGTGGTGCTGTACGTGCGCCAGCTCACCGACTTCCTCGATACCTGGCTGCCGCGCCTGCGCAATGACACCCGTGCGTACGTGACGGTGGCCTTCGGCTGTACCGGTGGCAAGCACCGCTCGGTGTACCTGGCCGAGCGCATGGCAAGGCACGCCCGCGAACAGGGCTGGCCGGAAGTGGCCACGTTCCATCGCCAGCTCGACTGAGCACTGCGCGACGCGTATTCATCGACACTGTTCGCAGGCCCGCCGCGACCTGTTAACGTTCGTTGATGACCTGTGGCATTCTCCTCGTTACCCATCCCGGAATCGGGTCCTCGCTGCTGGCAGTGGCGACCCGGCTCCTGCGGCAATTGCCGCTGAAGACAGAAGCTTTCGAAGTACCGTTCGATGCGGACCTGGACGTCCTGCTACCCCAGGCCTCGGCGGCGTTGCGCCGGGTCGATGGCGGCAATGGCGTGCTGGTGCTGACCGACCTGTACGGCGCCAGCCCCAGCAACCTGGCCAGTGCCCTGGCCCGCCTGGGCACGCCGGTGCGGCGGGTTTCCGCCTTGAGCCTGCCGATGCTGCTGCGAGTGATGAACTATCCGGAACAGGGACTGGACCAACTGCCGGCGACCGCGGCCGCCGGCACCCGCAATGGAGCGATCATCGACGATGCTTGAACGTGAACTCACTGTTTCCAACCGCCTCGGGCTGCATGCCCGGGCCACCGCGAAGCTG is a genomic window of Stenotrophomonas sp. Marseille-Q4652 containing:
- the rapZ gene encoding RNase adapter RapZ, whose amino-acid sequence is MNHATSPVLVIISGLSGSGKSVALKTFEDLDYYCSDNLPVDLLPDFVRSVMTRADTDPPRQLAVGVDVRGRSDLGQLSRWRETAHKHGIEVQVLFFEAEEEALLKRYADTRRRHPLSHLGLSLPEAIERERELTAPLRSQADHVIDTTGLNVHQLRRRIVTEFALSHGNTLSLLFESFAYKHGVPAEADFVFDARVLPNPHWDPALRPLSGRDIPVRDYLDAQTEVVLYVRQLTDFLDTWLPRLRNDTRAYVTVAFGCTGGKHRSVYLAERMARHAREQGWPEVATFHRQLD
- a CDS encoding PTS fructose IIA subunit family protein, yielding MTCGILLVTHPGIGSSLLAVATRLLRQLPLKTEAFEVPFDADLDVLLPQASAALRRVDGGNGVLVLTDLYGASPSNLASALARLGTPVRRVSALSLPMLLRVMNYPEQGLDQLPATAAAGTRNGAIIDDA